A single region of the Zootoca vivipara chromosome 2, rZooViv1.1, whole genome shotgun sequence genome encodes:
- the LOC118080966 gene encoding sperm acrosome membrane-associated protein 4, translating to MMARLLVLCVAVLACIGIGSALQCLKCSFTFHGMPCHTTTTTCQAGEVCATIRGSSGGQGLIMRRNCVAEEKCNRNDTESYVGLKYTTTYYCCQGDFCNSAATLPTSHLSLPMALAMLGVWLIRLL from the exons ATGATGGCCAGGCTCCTTGTCCTGTGTGTTGCAGTTCTTGCCTGCATCGGTATTG GATCTGCTCTGCAGTGCTTGAAATGTTCGTTCACGTTTCACGGAATGCCCTgccataccaccaccaccacctgccaagCTGGAGAGGTTTGTGCTACCATCCGGGGATCATCAG GTGGCCAGGGCCTTATCATGAGGAGGAACTGCGTTGCTGAGGAGAAATGCAACAGGAATGACACGGAGAGTTATGTGGGCCTAAAGTACACCACCACTTACTACTGCTGCCAGGGCGATTTCTGCAACTCGGCTGCCACCCTGCCCACCAGCCATCTCTCCCTGCCAATGGCTCTGGCTATGCTGGGCGTCTGGCTCATTCGCCTCCTCTAA